A genomic stretch from Candidatus Nitrotoga arctica includes:
- the pdxJ gene encoding pyridoxine 5'-phosphate synthase gives MIKLGFNIDHVATLRQVRGTRYPNVIQAALIGEAAGADVITLHLREDRRHIQDKDVEILRDMLQTRMNLESAITDEMLAIALRIKPHDVCFVPERREELTTEGGLDVVGNFDSVRHACECCAAAGIRVSLFVDADEKQMDAARSAGAPVVEIHTGKYADGASVSHQTQELARIQRTVVHAHALGLQVNAGHGLNYYNVQPIVAIPNICELNIGHAIIAEALFIGLEQAVKKMKALLSGIHP, from the coding sequence ATGATCAAACTCGGATTTAACATTGACCACGTTGCCACGTTGCGCCAAGTTAGGGGTACGCGTTACCCCAATGTAATTCAGGCAGCGTTGATCGGTGAGGCGGCGGGTGCCGATGTTATTACACTGCATTTACGCGAAGACCGCCGCCACATCCAGGATAAGGACGTGGAAATCCTGCGTGACATGCTGCAAACGCGCATGAATCTTGAAAGCGCCATTACCGACGAAATGTTGGCCATTGCTTTGCGCATTAAGCCGCACGATGTCTGCTTCGTGCCGGAACGGCGCGAGGAATTGACCACCGAGGGAGGATTGGATGTGGTGGGGAATTTTGATAGTGTGAGGCACGCTTGTGAGTGCTGTGCGGCGGCGGGCATACGTGTGTCATTGTTTGTGGACGCGGATGAAAAACAAATGGATGCGGCGCGATCTGCGGGCGCGCCGGTAGTAGAAATACACACGGGGAAATATGCTGATGGGGCCAGCGTATCGCATCAGACACAAGAATTGGCGCGCATTCAACGCACAGTGGTGCATGCCCATGCGCTCGGTTTGCAAGTGAATGCTGGACACGGCCTAAACTATTACAACGTACAGCCTATTGTTGCTATTCCTAATATCTGCGAACTCAACATCGGTCATGCCATAATCGCTGAGGCACTTTTTATTGGCCTGGAGCAAGCTGTGAAAAAAATGAAAGCATTGCTAAGCGGCATTCATCCATAA
- the recO gene encoding DNA repair protein RecO, translating to MQSHKHRLEDEPAFVLHSYPYRETSLVLEVLSRQHGRVALVARGARRPRSALRGLLMGFQPLMLSWFGKHELRTLHRAEWQGGQPQLQGTALLCGFYLNELLLNLMVRDDPHEQLFDYYQHTLQRLANEADYAAILRCFEKHLLQELGYALLLVQEADSGEPINSVAPYRYVLERGAVRATPNDSDISDVSEGLLMLGKTLQDMAADDYRDAVSAQQSKQLMRMLLNHHLAGKTLHTRELIRDLQKI from the coding sequence TTGCAGTCGCACAAACACAGATTAGAAGACGAACCCGCGTTCGTCCTGCACAGCTATCCATACCGTGAAACCAGCCTGGTGCTGGAAGTGTTAAGTCGGCAGCATGGTCGCGTAGCATTGGTGGCACGCGGTGCACGGCGCCCGAGATCGGCGTTACGCGGTTTATTAATGGGTTTTCAGCCATTAATGTTAAGCTGGTTTGGCAAACATGAATTGCGCACCTTGCACCGTGCCGAGTGGCAGGGTGGTCAGCCGCAATTACAGGGAACGGCATTGCTGTGTGGTTTCTATTTGAATGAATTGCTGCTTAACCTGATGGTGCGTGATGATCCGCACGAACAACTGTTCGATTATTACCAGCACACCCTACAACGGCTAGCAAATGAAGCGGACTATGCTGCCATTTTACGTTGTTTTGAAAAACATTTGCTGCAAGAGTTGGGCTATGCGCTTTTATTGGTACAGGAAGCGGACAGCGGTGAGCCGATTAATTCTGTCGCGCCCTATCGTTATGTGCTTGAACGGGGTGCGGTGCGTGCTACACCAAATGACTCAGACATATCAGATGTATCAGAAGGCTTGTTGATGTTGGGCAAAACCTTGCAAGATATGGCTGCTGACGATTATCGCGATGCAGTGAGCGCGCAGCAGAGCAAGCAGTTGATGCGTATGCTACTGAATCATCATCTCGCGGGTAAGACATTGCACACGCGCGAATTGATAAGGGATCTACAAAAAATATGA
- the acpS gene encoding holo-ACP synthase, whose protein sequence is MIFGIGTDIVAYARIEAVHASYGERFAQRILSQQELTEYRVHTYPVRLLMKRFAAKEALAKAIGSGLRYPVSLQKITVTHDAFGKPIFIFDAELAAHLMQLGLTHHHLSISDDHDVAVAFVILEKD, encoded by the coding sequence GTGATTTTTGGTATCGGCACTGACATTGTGGCTTATGCACGCATTGAGGCAGTGCATGCCAGTTACGGCGAGCGATTCGCACAGCGCATTTTGAGCCAACAGGAATTAACGGAGTATCGTGTCCATACCTACCCTGTGCGTCTGCTAATGAAACGCTTTGCTGCCAAGGAAGCACTGGCTAAGGCAATAGGAAGCGGCCTGCGTTATCCCGTGAGCTTGCAGAAAATTACTGTGACACATGATGCTTTTGGCAAACCCATTTTTATATTTGATGCAGAACTGGCTGCGCACTTAATGCAATTAGGATTGACTCACCACCATCTAAGTATCAGTGATGACCATGATGTTGCCGTGGCATTCGTCATTTTGGAGAAAGATTAA
- the era gene encoding GTPase Era: MNANNYHSGFIAIVGRPNVGKSTLLNHLVGQKISITSRKAQTTRHRISGILTEEHAQFVFVDTPGFQTKHLNTLNRGLNRVVTSSLRNVNVVLFVIEARNFDERDRQVMNLLPKNMPVLLVINKVDNMENKSELLPFIQEIAKEREFTAIVPVSAKQNKQLDTLLNAVRPYLLEGEKIYPEDEITDRNERFLAAELVREKIFRYSGEELPYSVSVVIEQFKIEGKLRRIHAAVLVDKDAHKAMLIGKNGEKLKEIATQARLDMEALFDGKVYLEVWIKVRSGWADNAQVLKSLGYE; the protein is encoded by the coding sequence ATGAATGCAAATAATTACCACAGTGGCTTTATCGCTATTGTCGGCCGCCCGAATGTGGGTAAATCCACTTTGCTTAATCATCTGGTTGGCCAAAAAATTAGCATCACCTCACGCAAGGCACAGACCACACGCCATCGTATTAGCGGAATACTAACTGAAGAGCATGCGCAATTTGTATTTGTAGATACTCCCGGATTTCAGACGAAGCATCTTAATACTCTGAATCGCGGTTTGAATCGTGTGGTGACGAGTAGTTTGCGTAATGTGAATGTGGTGTTGTTCGTAATTGAAGCCAGGAATTTCGACGAGCGTGATCGTCAAGTAATGAATCTGCTACCAAAAAATATGCCAGTGCTGCTTGTTATCAACAAGGTAGATAACATGGAGAATAAATCAGAATTACTGCCCTTTATTCAGGAGATAGCCAAGGAGCGTGAATTCACTGCTATCGTGCCAGTGAGCGCAAAACAGAACAAGCAGCTCGACACCTTGTTAAATGCGGTTCGACCCTATCTGCTTGAAGGTGAAAAAATTTATCCTGAAGATGAAATCACCGATCGTAATGAACGCTTTCTCGCGGCCGAATTGGTGCGTGAAAAAATCTTTCGCTATTCCGGTGAAGAGTTACCCTACTCAGTAAGTGTCGTGATTGAACAGTTCAAAATAGAAGGAAAGCTGCGCCGTATTCACGCTGCGGTTCTTGTGGATAAGGACGCGCATAAGGCAATGCTGATCGGTAAGAATGGTGAGAAGCTTAAGGAGATCGCTACCCAAGCGCGGTTAGATATGGAAGCACTATTCGATGGAAAAGTTTATCTCGAAGTGTGGATTAAAGTGCGAAGTGGTTGGGCAGATAATGCACAAGTATTGAAAAGTTTGGGGTATGAATAA